A window of Candidatus Nomurabacteria bacterium genomic DNA:
GTTCTTTTTAATAATTACTCTAATCATTCTATCATGCTTGGATTCGCTTATTCAAACTGAGTACATCAAATCGAGTTACAACTGACCTTGATACCCGTATAATCACAGATATGAATGGCCAATTAATACCTACCAAAAGCTATGAATTCAAGAAATATACCAACAACACTGAAAATACCTTGTGATCACCAATGTAGGAACAATATCTGGTTCTTTTCTATTGGAATTCTTTATCTGATAGCCGTAAGCTCATACGCTATCGGAAGTAAGAATTTCTTTTTTGACCTCTTTAGCCACTTCCAACCTCAATATACCCTAGGGGGTATATCGATCCTACTGCTGGGGGCACTATTCAAGATCGACAGACGAATGATCTTACTGGCGAGTATCGCCGTTCTGACGCACTTCTTCTTGATCGTCTACCCGATCAGGATGTCAGATATGGATCAAACAAAAGCCTCTGAGATAGACTTCTTTTTCATGAATAGTAATTATTTCAACGAAAAGTATTTAGATATCTATGATGAGTATGATAAATACAGTTCAGCCTCTCAAATATATGAGAAAGGTTCGGTCGCATTAGTTGAAGCAAATGAGGATATAATAAGATTGTTTACCCAGGAGTATGGTGATCCTGTAGAGATCGAAGGGGTTGGAGGACAGACTTGCGTAATATTCTCAAGAACCTTTATAGCTGTGCCAAATGATACATTACCAAAATTCGAATATCCGACCTGTATCGCATCATCAAGAAACATCACACAGATCGTTGTACACCCATATCCACCCTTAAGTAAGGAGCTTGCAGATAGACAGGCTGTATATTTTGAACAGATCTCTGTGTATATTGAAGAATTGAGATCAACAGGGACAGACTTTATCGTCATGGGTGATTTTAATTCAACAAAGTATAATGCGGTATTTCGTAGGTATTTTGGAAGTATGGATAGTACCGATCTCTATACGTGGGAACTCGGCAAACCATGGATGCTACAACTGGATCATGTGTTTTCTAACAAACCTATTGATGTTTACAGGTCAAAGAGGTTATCATCTGACCATATAGGCTTATTTATAAATATTGACCAAGATTGAGCAGAAACCTGAATCTTGACCAAACAGAAGACCCATCGTCTTTAATGGCCCTCCTTCAGCACGATAGTATGCTGTTGGGTATGGCCTCAAATCCTCGCAAACACGTTCATCCGATATATGGACAGATCTCGATGAAAACGAATATTCCAAACAGTCATTTCGGACCAGAACTTTTAAAGACTTATCTTTTCGGGATAGCAAGCAATTCAGGAGTTCGACATTCCCCTATCCTGTTTGACCTACGAAATTCGTTTACGAGTCTGGAAGAGTCATTACTACCATTTCAGACATTGTGTGATCTGGTGCAAAGCACATTCTTTGCTGCTGAAATATTTGGCTACGACCCCAAGAGTCAAGAGTTTGACGATGATGAACTGATGATCGCCCTTCATGGTGTACAACTTGGTGATAGCGAAATGGTAAGTGCTAACATCTATATCTCTGAAGAAAGTCGTCTACCTATACTTTCTGTAGCAAAGGGACTTGATTGGAGCCATAGAGTGATAAATGAAACAAATCGTGGTCCAGTTGAGGGAATGTTGTGGGCTTTGCAGTGGTACTCCTCCACCCTACGTGTAGATCCGATAAAGAAGAAGGACAAGAGAAGGAATCTAGCATCACTGTAGATCAGTTGTTTTTCGGCTCATCCCCACTCTTCTTTGACTCATCACCACTTTCCAGATATTTTCGTGCCTTTGAAAGTAGTTGCTCTTTTGTGTTGATCAACGGATCGTCCAACACCCTCTCGAGGAGATAATCCAGTACTCTTCCAACATTTGGACCGGCTTTCACACCCATTTTCAGGAGATCATTTCCGTCTATTGCTAGATCCTTTACCTTCAAGGCCATGTCATACTGTCTTACCTCTGAGATACGATGCTGAAGTAGTTGTATTTCTTCAGGGTTAAAGGCAGATTTTGGATTTGAAGTGGCGTCAGCAATTCTGAGAGCGAAAAGATCTTCGATATTCTCCTCACCTACTCTAGCTATAAAGCGTCTAACAGCTGCATCAGACCATTCATGTTCTTTGATGTATTCGATCTCGGCTTCACTCATACCCTCTTCTGCATGAGGATAGTAGAACATATGATTCATCACCAATAATTGAGTTCGCTTGATATCTGCTTTTGAAAATTTCATCCTCTGCATGATCTCTCCGGTCATTTTGGAGCCTTCTTTATCATGACCATAAAAATGCCCATCACCCATATCACACCTTGGTTTTGCGATATCATGAAGAAGTGCAGCTAGCTTGATATTATCGGGTGCCACATCAA
This region includes:
- a CDS encoding endonuclease/exonuclease/phosphatase family protein; this encodes MNSRNIPTTLKIPCDHQCRNNIWFFSIGILYLIAVSSYAIGSKNFFFDLFSHFQPQYTLGGISILLLGALFKIDRRMILLASIAVLTHFFLIVYPIRMSDMDQTKASEIDFFFMNSNYFNEKYLDIYDEYDKYSSASQIYEKGSVALVEANEDIIRLFTQEYGDPVEIEGVGGQTCVIFSRTFIAVPNDTLPKFEYPTCIASSRNITQIVVHPYPPLSKELADRQAVYFEQISVYIEELRSTGTDFIVMGDFNSTKYNAVFRRYFGSMDSTDLYTWELGKPWMLQLDHVFSNKPIDVYRSKRLSSDHIGLFINIDQD